The genomic segment TGGCATCTTTTTCCAATGGCTCGACACATTGTTCAAACAGCAAACCAAGCCGCAGACGGGCGACGAACCGCACCAGCAGCACTGCGAAACGTTGGTCCTTTGATAGAGGCGTTACGGGTCCGCTTACCTTCAAAAGGACGCGTTCTGGAAGTGGCGAGTGGCACAGGACAACACGCCGCCGCGTTTGCTCAGGCGTTTCCAGAATTGAGTTGGTCACCGTCGGACGTTGACCCGGGCCAAAGGGAAAGTATCGTCGCGTGGCAGCGCGAGAGCGGATTGAAGAACCTTGCCGAACCTTTGGCGATTGACGTATCGGCCCCATGGCCGGTTGCGCGCGGGTTTGCTGAGGCTGTTCTGACAATCAATCTGCTTCACCTTGTCCCGAAACCGTTTGTTTCGCGTCTCTTCGAAGAGGCGCACGGAGCTTTGAGCGAGGGCGGGAGGATGATCGTTTATGGACCTTTCCTACGCGGCGCTGCGTATGCCTCAGAAGGTGACCGCGCGTTCGATACCTCCTTGCGATCACGCGATCCTGCGATCGGTTACAAATCGTTGGAAGCCGTTTCCGACATGGCCATTGCGGCCGGATTTGCTCCCATCGCCGTCGATGCGATGCCCGCGAACAACCTTCTTCTCACTTTCAGTAGATGATTTTCCGATCGGAAGCGTGACAGCAAGACCCCGGCTTACGTCTTGCAGACACTCTGCTAACGCGGGCACTTTCCTTTCATAAAACACGCCACGGCAAACCACTCGCATCGCGGGTCCAGTTTGACCGGATTGGTGCTCGGAAATAGGCCGAACGAGGCGTGTCTTCAGCATCAAATGCGCGATGCACACTGTCGCGAGCTTCTAACTGTTCCAACAGCTTGGTCAGAAAGG from the Roseibium sp. HPY-6 genome contains:
- a CDS encoding DUF938 domain-containing protein, which gives rise to MARHIVQTANQAADGRRTAPAALRNVGPLIEALRVRLPSKGRVLEVASGTGQHAAAFAQAFPELSWSPSDVDPGQRESIVAWQRESGLKNLAEPLAIDVSAPWPVARGFAEAVLTINLLHLVPKPFVSRLFEEAHGALSEGGRMIVYGPFLRGAAYASEGDRAFDTSLRSRDPAIGYKSLEAVSDMAIAAGFAPIAVDAMPANNLLLTFSR